The sequence CAAGTTTAGAGAGATAAATCAACCTTGTTGAATTTTCCAACCTTTTCTTGGTACAAGAGGGTAAAATGAATTGATTTTGATCTATGTATCTCGTCTTCTTTGGTTACCTGATGTAGGTCCAACCTCATTTGCTCCAGTAATTGATGCTGCAATTGATATCGTGGAGAAGAGCAATTTTCAGTATCACGTCCTTGTTATCATTGCTGACGGACAGGTtcactttttttcttttatgctgTTGATTCTGAACTTTATGATGCACTTAGAAAAACCATTTCATATATCTTTGGGACAATAACTCTGCCCCCTGCCATGGAAGTTTTGGATAGTTGAAATGGCATCCTTTGTGGTAGGCAAACTTAGCACTTACTCTGGTTACCATTCTGGAGGGGTGCAAGTGTAATGTTCGCATAACTGCATGAAGTTTAATTATCTTTGTTCAAATTCTCTGGTAAAATTTCTGTATTCAAGGAGTAACTTTGAGGTTTGGTATGAACTTAGGTTACTCGGAGTAGTGATACACCACCTGGAAGGTTTAGTCCTCAGGAACAGGCAACTATCAACTCTATAGTCACTGCAAGGTAAATGACTTTATGAATGATAATTGTAGGCTGGTTGCACTTGAACAAATTTAATTCATACAATGTTCCTCACTCATGTACGCCATGGCCTTTCAATTACAGTGAATATCCTCTTTCGATCATTCTTGTTGGTGTGGGGGATGGTCCTTGGTATGCGatgaaagaatttgatgattacATTCCTCAACGAGCATTTGACAATTTCCAGGTACCAAGAAATGCTAGAAAATGGTGATTTTCAATTACCAATGATGTGCTATCTGTGAGGTGGTCTTACATATTATGTTGTTCACACTATTTATCAATTATGTGATAGTTTGATTGATATTTTGGTACCAAATCTAAAGAGAAACTTGAAATAATTGTGAAAACTTCTGTTTGTATCTAATATCGGTTTCACTCAAATTGTGATGCAGTTTGTGAACTTCACAAAAATTATGTCTGGGCACTCAAATATAGAGAAAAAGGAAACAGCTTTCGCACTTGCTGCTCTCATGGAAATTCCATTACAATATCGAACATCAATGACCCTTCACACCAAGGAGTAAGACGCTATTGAGAAATTCTATTTCTAACAAAATTGTGTGAAATAAACATAAGGCACCCCCTTGAAATCGTTTAGGAGTTAAGACTTTCATACCTTCTGTTTCTTGGATTAAACCTACCATTTTGTAGTTTCTCATTTCTTTCTTGGTAACCTTGTGCATATTAAGTAGTAATCTAAGCAAATGAGAAAACAAATCATTTGGCATACTCATTGCCACCTTCAAGAACCTTGGTCATTGACTCATGGTGGTTTGAGTTGTGCCACATGTTCCCTTTTCAGAATTATTATTCATGATTAAAAAattgtgattgtttttaaaaaatttctttgtgAAGCAAAAAAATTGCAGGTCCTGGGAGACGACCCTTACCTCCTCCACGCAGAGTATTAGATCATGATAATGCTATTAAGTCATCTTCGCATTCGTCGAGCTTAGAAGCTGTTGAATCTAGATCAGTAGATGAGCAAGTAAGCTATTTCCCTTCAACTATAACCACTGATATTTGTTCTATGCCTTTTTTGGGGTGAGGGAGGAAGGTTGTTCTGTTTTTtctaattgtgttttttttaaaatattgtttgttAATTTCTATGCCAGGTCTGCCCAATCTGCTTGACAAATTCAAGGAACATGGCTTTTGGGTGCGGCCATATGGTGAGAATCGATTGCTGATTATACTTGAATTAAATGTCTACCACTAACGTGAAGCCTGATTCTTCCATAGTTTTTCATGGGGACTTTAAACTTGCATGTGTGTTGTCATCACTAAAATCAACACTTCATATTTGAGTTCTACGCCTTTAAGATCAAATTGGAACTCGTGAGAAATGGATTACATCATATAGAGACGGAAAAAGTCTTTTAAACTTGTCGACAATGATTTTACATGCCACTTTCATAACTGCAGAAAGTAAGGTGTTTCGGAAAAACCTACAATTTATGTGAAATAATTTAGTTGGATCAGACTTCCTAGGCTGAATACCGTGTAGCAACCTCTACTGCCATTTATCAGAACAGTCCTAGATCGTGTAATGAAGGGGTTTGAGTCTGAGGTCTCATATGAAGGACTGAGTATGTACAAAAGAAACTCGTAAAACAAACACCATATTCGATACAGCTCAGAGACTTCTTTGTGCTATATGTGTGATATTTTAATCGGGATTATGTGGAATATTTCAGACATGCAAGGACTGTGGTGCTTCCATATCTTCCTGCCCTTTGTGCCGCCAGCCCATAACTGCCCGTATAAGACTGTATTCTTGAAGGCTAAGGCTCCAGGAATTTCAACTCGCTCTTGTATACACATATGTTGCTTGTAAATGGAATGGTATGTTGGTCATTATGTATTGGTGtataatatgtaaaatatttagtTGTGATTACACTTCTGTTTTATGAATATATTGTTGGAAGACATGAGCTTCCTATAAATATTGTGGCTTGAATTTTGTAAGCATTGGAAGACGTTGAAATTTAATTATCCTACGTCTTAGACATCAAAACGAAGATAGCTTTTctataataaatcaaatatcatatttaatgagtagatttTAGTTTGTGTGGAAATAACTAATCCAAAGGTTTAGAAAATTTACTTTTCTAATCTTTACCAATACGTatctatttgattttttaaagtaAGTGTTGTGTGATTTAATTACTTGAGTGATGTACCTTAATTCATAAAAACTAATTGATAATAGATTCAGATAAATATCTTAAACAATAGCTGCAGGAtggatttaagaaaaaaatatattattttttattataaatatagatcaGATCAACCAGTCTCATGGATAATTTCACAATATACCACGGACAATATTTGATTCACTAATCTTGCTTGTGGCTAATACATAATGTTTAAGATGACTAGGTATCGGGTTCAAGATTGAACCaattcaaaaacataaatttaatgtGAATATCtaaagaatatttttaaataaaggTTGAAGTCGTGTCACGAATTAAAATTACATCTTTGGCTAAAACTAAAATCTTTGTATCCAAGGCTGTTATGAAATGCGACTCTCCACGAAGACAATATTTGTTTGGTTTTTGGGATAGTTCGTAGGCCGACAAAGTGGAGTAATGCCGCGTGATATATCTCGCTCACCGTCGTACTCGCGGCGGCGATATTCTCGGTCACCCGTCGGCCACCGATACTCCAACCAGCGCAGCACCCGCCGTGATCGTACCCGATCTCCTCGCAGTAGGTCGGCGTTTGCTACTTACCTTTTGTTTTACCCGAATTTCCCGATTCTTCAATGCCTTGAATAGTACTCTGTTTCTCACTGCAATTACATTTCAGTGGCTCTATGGTGTTGAAATGTTGTCAAGTTATCATTTCCTAATATGATGACTATGCTAATTGCTGGTGTTATTTTCACGAAGGAGGAAATGCTTCGCTTTGAGAAAGAATGattttttacaattaaaattGTGAATGAAATTACTTCTGAACGAAGTTAGCTACTTTATGAAGTTCGGTGTTGTGACAATTGCGAAAGAATTCATCTCCTTCTTTTGTtgattttatcatatttaacgTGACTAAGTAGATGTAGGGACAAAATACCTGTTTTTACAATAATAATTATGCTTGTGGCAGGCGAAAAAGCCGCTCCCCTGTTTCGAGGCATAGGAAGAGCCGGTCACCAACACCAAAGCGCCACCGGAGACGCAGAAGTCGAAGTTCATCTTTGTCCCCTACGACAAGATCTCGTAGTGCAAGTTTAACATCAGCTGAGAAAAAGGCTGTCAATTTCAAACTGAAAAAGGAGGAAGAAGAAAGGATACGGTTAAAAACAGTTTCTCTTTGGGTCTTTTAGTGagggatttttttttgttatctgCTTGCACAGGCAACATATGTTCAAGGTCAACGTTCAATGGCTTTCCATTATTTATAAGTTGGAGTAGAGCGGTGAGGTGTTCGTTTGTCTTTGTTCTGATAAATTTATTTCTGTAAAGATAAATTTTAGGAGCTTCTGTGTAAGATGCAGCCTTTTAGATGATTGTAGTTTATTACAAGTCACACTGTGTCattctattttatattttgagtgTAAAAAATTTGGTTGTTGGCCAAAGTTTTTCATGTTATAACGTGGCATTTGTGAGTTAAGTTTATCCGTGCATGCAGAATGCAGCATGAGGCAGAGCTTAAACAATTAGAAGAAGAAACTGCGATGAGAGTGGAGGAAGAAATTCGTAAAAGGGTCGAGGAGAAATTGGGTTCTGAAGAGGTCAGGTTAGAAATTGAAAGACGGATTGAAGAAGGTCGAAAGAAGCTCTTTGATGATGCTAAAGCTCAACTTGAAAGAGAAAAGGAAGCAGCTCTTGCTGAGTCAAGGCAGAAAGAAGTAAGCTCCTTGAGCCCAGCttatgcataattttttttcctttttttttaaaaaaaaatcatttttaactaACAACATATATTATGATTCATTTAACGTGGTATGTACAATATTGCATAAGGTTTGTTCTTTGGAAGCTATTTTATGGTACTGGATCTGTGTTGTAATGTTTGGGCTAACCGGCATTAGCCTGTACAAATTTATGGCTTTGTAGCGGATGCAGTTCCACCCATTATATATTTAGATTCTACTATATTGTTGCCAACTGAATAATGCTTAAATTCTAATATAATTCATACCACTTGATTGACATTCTGGTAAACTAATCACTAATTTTTGCAATGGCTCCAGTGTCTTGCAATTTTACCGTGACCTCTACTTTgttaaaatttgaagattttaaTTTACAATTCCCATTTCGGTGtcattttaattttcaattccCATTTTGGTGTCATATTAATCTTCTACGTCAATGCATCAAAGTGTATGTTCGTCGTGATTGTTCACTGCAGTACATTCATGCTAGTATCATATTTCAATCATGATTTATTCTACACGAAGTGTGCTCCACAAAAATTAGTCTGATTCCCGATTTTTCATTGACGTGGTGTTTTTATGCCAACAGGAACAAGCTCGGAAGGAGAGGGAAGAGCTTGATAAGATGCTGGAAGAGAATCGCAGAAGAGTAGAAGAGGCTCAAACGAGGGATGCCCTGGAACTGCAGCGCAAAGAGGAAGAAAGACTGAGGGAGTTGGAATTGATTCAAAGACAAAAAGAAGAGGCTGCTCGAAGGAGGAAGATTGAAGAGGAGGAAGAACATTTGAACCAGACTACATTGTTGGGTAAGAGCAAGTCTCGAGCAAAACTGATCGGTCTATAAACCGGCGTTGGTCATTCAAACAGGTTTTAAAACAAGCAGGGCAGACTTTACAGATGTACCCCTTAAACATTGTTTTATCACTAGCTATGTTTCTGTTTTCTGGGATGCGTACATTATCATGGACTATTGTGCTATTTCAAGTGCAAGACTAAGCAAGTTTTTAGTTTTAGCAGTTTTTTCGGGACAAGGTTAGAAGTTGGTGCTTTGAGACTCATTTCAAAGGATTGGTTTAAGGTTCAAGCAAAAGGAGGTTCCTGGCACGTACTTGTTTAGGAGGGGTGCGCTAAGTATTACTTGATATTTGTAATACATAGTGATCAGTATTATAATATTTGTGTCAAGGAAACTTGGTGCCATTccaaaacattttatatttctcTGGAAACCATAAAGAGAGGCATTTGGATCTGCACTAGGCGATGCTGTAGAGTCGTTGGATCATTTGTAATATGTAGTttaacttgaaaaaaaaaaactcccaATGGTAACGCGATTCCTTTCTAGCCAATTGATGTCCAATCTCATACACTTGTATTATCTATGAGGTTCACGATAATTACGCTTTCTTCCTCACGCTAATCACACTTGAACCAAACGTGTACGCCGGCGTGCGCAGCTTAAATCGCTAATGCATGTATATAATGcagtctattttttttaataaaaaaaatcaccaaattttttttttaatgatttttattgaattaataaTATGGCATGCAATGAATTGGTAAGATAGTGCAGAGACTGGCAgattttcaaatcaaatatgGGTAGTTTTTGGTGGTTTTTAATTTGGTTTTATTATATTGTCACATACATCAACCACTGGCAAGATATTTGGGCAATCGGATAATAGAATTAGCCATTATAATTCATGCCATTCTCCCTACCCCTGATGCTTATATATACTTCAACTCCATACCAACTTTGTACAACAAGATTACTTTCAAGAAAATATGTCTTCTCTTCGATTTTCTGGCATCTCCTCAGTCTCATTAAATCTACTAATTCTTGCTGCAACACTTCTTGTTTCCCCGACCCTTTCCACGTCTAGACACGCATCACTTCATCACCCCCATGCGATCGATACTGGGTTTCGAGTACCCTTAAGACGAGTCGATTCCGGGAAAACCTTCACCAAGTTCGAGCTCTTACGACGTGCAATGGGTCGGGAAAAACAGAGGATTGAACAGCTTCAAGCTATGGTCGTGTCTGCATCAGATCACCATGCTAATGACTTCGAGTCCCCTATTCATGCAGGAGAGGGCGAGTTTTTAATGGAACTCTCTATTGGAACTCCACCAGTATCTTTTTCTGCTATACTCGACACGGGAAGTGATCTGGTCTGGACCCAATGCCAGCCTTGCAAGCGATGTTTCCCTCAAACAACCCCGATTTTCGATCCCGAAAAATCTTCTTCATTCACTTACTTGCCTTGTTCCAGCAAGCTTTGCAGCGGACTGCCCTCGTCTTCTTGCGATGATGGACAAAGCTGCCAGTATACATATTTGTATGGTGATTATTCGAGTACCAAAGGTGTTATGGGGGTCGAAACGTTCACATTCGACAATGTTTCAGTCCCAAAAATTGGATTCGGCTGTGGTTTCGTTAACGACGGGAGTGGATTTGACCAAGGGGCGGGGCTGGTGGGGCTGGGCCGCGGAGATCTCTCCCTTATTTCCCAACTCAACGTAACAAAATTTTCCTATTGTTTAGCATCATTCGATTCAAACAAACCCGGCATGCTTCAAATAGGGTCCTTGGGTAAAGAACTTACAATGGAACCATTAAACAAAGCAACCCCTTTGATCAAAAACCCATCTTCACCTACGTTTTACTATCTTTCCTTACAAGGAGTAACAGTCGGGCACACGCGATTGAACATTGAGAAATCGAGTTTCCAAATCCAAGAAGATGGAACTGGTGGCATGATCATTGATACAGGCACAACCATTACCTATCTCCCGAGAAATGCATACTATCTTGTTAAGAATGCGTTCGTTTCGCAAATGAAATTACCCGTAGACAAATCTCCTTATGGAAAAGTGTTTGATCTTTGTTTCATCCTACCTACGTCAAATGGTACTACTAGTATTGATATTGAAGTGCCGAGAATGGTGTTCCATTTTGAGGGGGTGGACTTGGAGTTGCCGGAGAAGAACTACTTCGTGGCGGATACGAGCGGAGTGGCGTGTCTGGCTATGGGGAGTTCGAATGGTATATCGATTTTTGGGAACTTTCAGCAGCAAGATTTGTTGGTGGTGCATGATCTTGTTAAGGAGACTGTAGGTTTTGTGCCAACAAAGTGCGATCAAGCGATAACAAATATCattagtttatgattttaatatggGAACGAGCTACTAAATAAACACACAAACAAAAGAGGGATATAATATTTCCATGAGTTTGGTttgattcttgtgtttttgGAAATTTTGAAACGAGCATCACTAGGCCAAATGAGCAGTGACAGATGAAACTTAGTTTTGATCAACGAGATGGTAGCTAATTCTacaatacttttattttaataactaattcaaaatttttagaaaggaataaaactcaaaacttttttatataaaaattatacattaatttcCAAAAATACATTTACCTATCGCTAGTTGGACTCACATATTACTTGACAACATAGACTATGATTGTAATGGTGCGAGGATGCTCGTGAGATGATCTTGATAATTTCATTGAATGTTGATGTTAGTATTTGATAAATTCATCTAATAATTCTGCAAATGTTAAATGATGTTGCGTGACGTTGAACTATTATTTTTATCTTGGTCACCCAAATATTTCTaatgttaattaattttaactgaaagtattttcgaaaaaatatataaaatactaatttataTAATGAGCGAGACCCAGTCAGATTAGTTGACTTCTCTTTTTGGGTTCGATCTCCCTTCCACGCgtgtgttgtaataaaaaaaaatatgagcgAGTGGGAGACCACAAATCCCCAAAATTTTGGGATCCGAAGGATATCATTTGACATACAGATTTTATGATATCCGTCGTTGCTGCTATTAATCCCTCCCAAGATTTGAGAAATGCATTGTTCGTTCAATCAACATCTACTCAACACAACATACAACTGGAAAAGCATTGCCCCCTTAGAGATTTCCAAACCAAAGAACGAACAATGCATTTCTCAAGTAATAAAATAGCATTGCCCCCTTAGAGATTTCAAAAAGTTTAAATTGTGAGCAATAATGACAACAAGGGGAAAATGAACCCCATCCATCATCCTGACATGGGTCGATCCGAAAATATCGGGTTAAAGTTGAGGTTTTCGGATTTGAGTCAAATCAAATTGAACTCGAGAACTCTCCGAAAAAATTAATCGGGTTCGGATCAACCCAAGTTGgcccaagtttttttttttttttttttgtacagAATTGAGAAAGatcaatttcatttttatatattgtaagttttaaaaaaattattatatattgatataATAGAATTACaccatttaatatttattttgtaaaattttgatttttttaaaataattatttattttttataataaatatacttTAAATTTTCACCAATCGagctttcaaattttaaattatataagcGAAATTTTGTTAcgctttcaaatttaaatgatatataaacgagattttattattatgtatttaaattaaaatattattattattattattattattatttgttatgaatttttatttaattattttatttaaaaaaaattaaaatcgaaCTAGTCGGATTAATTGGGTACTTATTTGGGTTGACCATTTTCGTGTTGATTTGTGTCcgggttgaatttttttttactagtaTCTTTCATCAATTCAACCAACCCAATTTGAcattcctaaaaaaaaaaaagaaaagcaaaATGGAAACAAGTATCGGGATGTTTTGCCACGACAAGCTTCATGTTTCATCAATCTTgatgattataattttttagtCTTTTGTTTGATAGAtataaatattcttttatttttcataatataaatcaagaaatcaatattttttggaTAATAATGAAGTGGAGCTCAAAAGAAAAGTCGACATATTTATGTCACTTGATTCACACTACTGTATTGCCTGTTTATTGTGATACATCCATCAGTAGTATT comes from Primulina huaijiensis isolate GDHJ02 chromosome 17, ASM1229523v2, whole genome shotgun sequence and encodes:
- the LOC140962258 gene encoding uncharacterized protein yields the protein MPRDISRSPSYSRRRYSRSPVGHRYSNQRSTRRDRTRSPRSRRKSRSPVSRHRKSRSPTPKRHRRRRSRSSSLSPTTRSRSASLTSAEKKAVNFKLKKEEEERIRMQHEAELKQLEEETAMRVEEEIRKRVEEKLGSEEVRLEIERRIEEGRKKLFDDAKAQLEREKEAALAESRQKEEQARKEREELDKMLEENRRRVEEAQTRDALELQRKEEERLRELELIQRQKEEAARRRKIEEEEEHLNQTTLLGKSKSRAKLIGL
- the LOC140962708 gene encoding aspartic proteinase nepenthesin-1-like; its protein translation is MSSLRFSGISSVSLNLLILAATLLVSPTLSTSRHASLHHPHAIDTGFRVPLRRVDSGKTFTKFELLRRAMGREKQRIEQLQAMVVSASDHHANDFESPIHAGEGEFLMELSIGTPPVSFSAILDTGSDLVWTQCQPCKRCFPQTTPIFDPEKSSSFTYLPCSSKLCSGLPSSSCDDGQSCQYTYLYGDYSSTKGVMGVETFTFDNVSVPKIGFGCGFVNDGSGFDQGAGLVGLGRGDLSLISQLNVTKFSYCLASFDSNKPGMLQIGSLGKELTMEPLNKATPLIKNPSSPTFYYLSLQGVTVGHTRLNIEKSSFQIQEDGTGGMIIDTGTTITYLPRNAYYLVKNAFVSQMKLPVDKSPYGKVFDLCFILPTSNGTTSIDIEVPRMVFHFEGVDLELPEKNYFVADTSGVACLAMGSSNGISIFGNFQQQDLLVVHDLVKETVGFVPTKCDQAITNIISL
- the LOC140962886 gene encoding E3 ubiquitin-protein ligase RGLG3-like isoform X3, giving the protein MGNSESSPDEPYENHPDQRNSNVGYIVSTHNRPPSPEHPRSSTQTTNQHHPQAYTGASVNDNHSKKRHTAYIADTYDSLEEVINALREAGLESSNLILGIDFTKSNEWTGKHSFNRRSLHAIGSTLNPYEQAISIIGRTLYPFDDDNLIPCFGFGDATTHDQYVFSFYPDHRPCNGFEEALARYKEILPFLNLSGPTSFAPVIDAAIDIVEKSNFQYHVLVIIADGQVTRSSDTPPGRFSPQEQATINSIVTASEYPLSIILVGVGDGPWYAMKEFDDYIPQRAFDNFQFVNFTKIMSGHSNIEKKETAFALAALMEIPLQYRTSMTLHTKDKKIAGPGRRPLPPPRRVLDHDNAIKSSSHSSSLEAVESRSVDEQVCPICLTNSRNMAFGCGHMTCKDCGASISSCPLCRQPITARIRLYS